From the Cupriavidus necator N-1 genome, one window contains:
- a CDS encoding bifunctional salicylyl-CoA 5-hydroxylase/oxidoreductase: MNIVCIGGGPAGLYFGLLMKLQDPANKVVVVERNRPYDTFGWGVVFSDATMDNLREADPVSAETIGDAFNRWDDVEVHFKGRAVRSGGHGFIGIGRKKLLNILQARCEEVGVELVFENYVEDDQAIARKYNADLMLASDGLNSVVRKRYADTFRPDIDTRNCRFVWLGTKKVFDAFNFIFVPTEHGWFQAHAYRFEDGTSTFIVETPEETWKAAGIDQMSQEEGIAYCEKLFAPYLDGNPLISNAGHLRGSAIWIQFPRVICEKWVHWNSLTDASGLEKKVPVVLMGDAAHTAHFSIGSGTKLALEDAIELARTLRNTDGPLEDALKHYEAVRSVEVLKIQNAARNSTEWFENVRRYEDLEPEQFAYSLLTRSQRISHENLRVRDKAWLEGYESWLAGRAGTDATAVPPMLTPYTVRGVELKNRVVVSPTAMYSCQDGVPGNFHMVHLGSRALGGAGLVMVEMTAVSPDGRITEGCPGLWNDQQAAAFANIVGFVHEHTSARIGVQIGHAGRRGSTQLGWEQMDHPLAEGNWPLISASALPYLPGVSQTPRAMTRADMDRLRDDFVSATRRAAGAGFDWLELQAGHGYLLSTFLSPVTNQRSDEYGGSLENRMAFPLEVLRAVRAAWPQDKPVSVRISATDWVEGGNSADDAVAMARLFKEAGADMIDCSSGEVTPAQKPVYGRMFQTPFADRVRNEAGVPTIAVGAITEADHVNGIIASGRADLCALSRPYLADPAWLLRESARLGYRRVEWPKQYLFAKDQLERSIKRAAA; the protein is encoded by the coding sequence ATGAACATAGTATGTATCGGCGGTGGCCCCGCCGGCCTGTATTTCGGCCTGTTGATGAAACTCCAGGATCCCGCCAATAAAGTCGTGGTGGTCGAGCGCAACCGTCCCTATGACACCTTCGGCTGGGGCGTGGTGTTCTCCGACGCCACCATGGACAACCTGCGCGAGGCCGACCCGGTCTCGGCCGAGACCATCGGCGATGCGTTCAACCGCTGGGACGATGTCGAAGTCCACTTCAAGGGCCGCGCGGTGCGCAGCGGCGGCCACGGCTTCATCGGCATCGGCCGCAAGAAGCTGCTGAACATCTTGCAGGCGCGCTGCGAGGAAGTCGGTGTGGAACTGGTATTCGAGAACTACGTCGAGGACGACCAGGCCATCGCGCGCAAGTACAACGCCGACCTGATGCTGGCTTCCGACGGCCTCAACAGCGTGGTGCGCAAGCGCTATGCCGACACCTTCCGCCCCGATATCGACACGCGCAACTGCCGCTTTGTCTGGCTGGGCACGAAGAAGGTGTTCGACGCCTTCAACTTCATCTTCGTGCCGACCGAGCATGGCTGGTTCCAGGCACATGCCTACCGTTTCGAGGACGGCACGTCGACCTTCATCGTCGAGACCCCGGAAGAAACCTGGAAGGCCGCCGGCATCGACCAGATGAGCCAGGAAGAGGGCATCGCCTACTGCGAAAAGCTGTTCGCCCCGTACCTGGACGGCAACCCGCTGATCAGCAACGCCGGCCACCTGCGCGGCTCCGCGATCTGGATCCAGTTCCCGCGCGTGATCTGCGAGAAGTGGGTGCACTGGAACAGCCTGACCGACGCCAGCGGCCTGGAGAAGAAGGTGCCCGTGGTGTTGATGGGCGACGCCGCCCACACCGCGCACTTCTCGATCGGCTCCGGCACCAAGCTGGCGCTGGAAGATGCCATCGAGCTGGCGCGCACCCTCCGCAACACCGACGGCCCGCTGGAAGATGCACTGAAGCACTACGAAGCCGTGCGCTCGGTGGAAGTGCTCAAGATCCAGAACGCCGCGCGCAACTCGACCGAATGGTTCGAGAACGTCAGGCGCTATGAAGACCTGGAGCCCGAGCAGTTCGCGTACTCGCTGCTGACCCGCTCGCAGCGCATTTCGCACGAGAACCTGCGCGTGCGTGACAAGGCCTGGCTGGAAGGCTACGAGTCATGGCTGGCCGGACGCGCCGGCACGGATGCCACCGCCGTGCCGCCGATGCTGACGCCGTACACCGTGCGCGGCGTGGAACTGAAGAACCGCGTGGTGGTGTCGCCCACCGCCATGTATTCCTGCCAGGACGGCGTGCCGGGCAATTTCCACATGGTGCACCTGGGCAGCCGCGCACTGGGCGGTGCCGGCCTGGTGATGGTGGAAATGACGGCGGTGTCGCCGGACGGCCGCATCACTGAGGGTTGCCCGGGCCTGTGGAATGACCAGCAGGCGGCGGCATTCGCCAACATCGTCGGCTTCGTGCATGAGCACACCAGCGCGCGCATCGGCGTGCAGATCGGCCACGCCGGCCGCCGTGGCTCGACGCAGCTGGGCTGGGAGCAGATGGACCACCCGCTGGCCGAGGGCAACTGGCCGCTGATCTCTGCCTCCGCGCTGCCGTACCTGCCGGGCGTTTCGCAGACGCCGCGCGCCATGACCCGCGCAGACATGGACCGCCTGCGCGATGACTTCGTTTCCGCCACCCGGCGTGCCGCCGGCGCGGGCTTTGACTGGCTGGAGCTGCAGGCCGGCCACGGCTACCTGCTGTCGACCTTCCTCTCGCCTGTGACCAACCAGCGCAGCGACGAATACGGCGGCTCGCTGGAAAACCGCATGGCCTTCCCGCTGGAAGTGCTGCGCGCGGTGCGCGCGGCCTGGCCGCAGGACAAGCCGGTGTCGGTGCGCATTTCCGCCACTGACTGGGTCGAAGGCGGCAACAGCGCCGACGACGCGGTGGCCATGGCGCGCCTGTTCAAGGAGGCCGGCGCCGACATGATCGACTGCTCTTCCGGCGAAGTCACGCCGGCGCAGAAGCCGGTCTACGGCCGCATGTTCCAGACCCCGTTCGCCGACCGCGTGCGCAACGAGGCAGGCGTGCCGACCATCGCCGTGGGCGCGATCACCGAAGCCGACCACGTCAACGGGATCATCGCCTCGGGCCGCGCCGACCTGTGCGCGCTGTCGCGCCCGTACCTGGCCGATCCGGCCTGGCTGCTGCGCGAGAGCGCGCGACTGGGCTACCGCCGCGTGGAATGGCCCAAGCAGTACCTGTTCGCCAAGGATCAGCTGGAGCGCAGCATCAAGCGCGCGGCGGCCTGA
- a CDS encoding cupin domain-containing protein has protein sequence MSNTSYDTYRENVAGRADVEDTPELVAYYKELDALKTGALWTVANKIEPWQPKSESVPVLWRYRDLRNHVLRSVDLVTPEKAGRRVIYLNNPGRQDVSAAVGWLYSGLQVMHPGEAASAHAHSSSALRFIMEGSGAYTIVDGHKMTLNANDFVLTPNGTWHEHGVAAEGTTCIWQDGLDIPLVNAMEAGFYAVHPDLQQAVTHPLDDMPAIWGGKGLRPHEGNWTQPYSPLYKYEWAPTYEALVRHSKVTGGSPFDGVLMHYVNPVTGGPVMPTIGASMQLLRPGEATKAHRHTGSFIYQVAKGSGYSVINGQRFDWTERDIFCVPSWAFHEHANASASDDAVLFCFNDLPVMHSLGLYREQALAENGGHQVVL, from the coding sequence ATGTCGAATACCTCGTATGACACCTACCGCGAGAACGTAGCCGGCCGCGCCGACGTGGAAGACACGCCCGAGCTGGTCGCCTACTACAAGGAGCTCGATGCGCTCAAGACCGGCGCGCTCTGGACCGTGGCCAACAAGATCGAGCCGTGGCAGCCGAAGTCAGAATCGGTGCCGGTGCTGTGGCGCTACCGCGACCTGCGTAATCACGTGCTGCGCTCGGTCGACCTGGTAACACCGGAGAAGGCCGGCCGCCGCGTGATCTACCTGAACAACCCGGGCCGCCAGGACGTTTCGGCGGCGGTGGGCTGGCTCTATTCGGGCCTGCAGGTGATGCATCCCGGCGAGGCCGCCTCAGCGCACGCTCACTCGTCGTCGGCGCTGCGCTTCATCATGGAAGGCAGCGGCGCCTACACCATCGTCGACGGCCACAAGATGACGCTGAACGCCAACGACTTCGTGCTCACGCCCAACGGCACCTGGCATGAGCATGGCGTGGCGGCCGAAGGCACCACCTGCATCTGGCAGGACGGCCTGGACATTCCGCTGGTCAATGCCATGGAGGCCGGCTTCTACGCTGTGCACCCTGACCTGCAGCAAGCTGTGACTCACCCGCTCGACGACATGCCGGCGATCTGGGGCGGCAAGGGCCTGCGCCCGCACGAAGGCAACTGGACCCAGCCGTATTCGCCGCTCTACAAGTACGAATGGGCGCCGACCTACGAAGCACTGGTGCGCCACAGCAAGGTCACCGGCGGCAGCCCGTTCGACGGCGTGCTGATGCACTACGTCAATCCGGTCACCGGCGGCCCGGTGATGCCGACCATCGGCGCCAGCATGCAGCTGCTGCGTCCGGGCGAAGCCACCAAGGCGCACCGCCACACCGGCAGCTTCATCTACCAGGTAGCCAAGGGCAGTGGCTACTCGGTCATCAACGGCCAGCGCTTCGACTGGACCGAGCGCGACATCTTCTGCGTGCCGTCGTGGGCCTTCCATGAGCACGCGAATGCGTCGGCCAGCGATGACGCCGTGCTGTTCTGCTTCAACGACCTGCCGGTGATGCATTCGCTCGGGCTTTATCGCGAGCAGGCGCTGGCGGAGAACGGCGGGCATCAGGTCGTCCTTTAA
- a CDS encoding fumarylacetoacetate hydrolase family protein, producing the protein MRLVTYRAEVAAAARLGAIVDGNVVDLARFGAAVGVDIPSTMLEFIDLGPEAVRSTSALLNEYRGKLPFSVAVPASNVKLLAPIPRPRKNIWGIGLNYVEHVAESSRSLDTSKELPKEPVIFSKPPTTVIGPGDAIEHNKEITQQMDWEVELAVIIGTRGKGVKEADALNYVFGYSVMIDISARDCRRAGQWIYSKGQDTYAPFGPVLVTADEIPDPHTLDLSLTVNGVTKQSSNTRHMLFKVPALIADISKGMALEPGDIIATGTPDGVGAGRTPQEWLWPGDTVVATVEGIGELRHPVVAV; encoded by the coding sequence ATGCGTCTCGTAACCTATCGCGCTGAAGTCGCTGCCGCCGCCCGCCTGGGCGCCATCGTCGATGGCAATGTCGTTGACCTCGCCCGCTTCGGCGCCGCCGTCGGCGTGGACATTCCCTCCACCATGCTCGAGTTCATCGACCTGGGCCCCGAGGCAGTCCGCTCGACCAGCGCGCTGCTGAACGAATATCGCGGCAAACTCCCGTTCAGCGTGGCCGTGCCGGCTTCCAACGTCAAGCTGCTGGCGCCGATCCCGCGTCCGCGCAAGAACATCTGGGGCATCGGCCTGAACTACGTCGAGCACGTCGCTGAATCCAGCCGCAGCCTGGACACCTCGAAAGAGCTGCCCAAGGAGCCGGTGATCTTCTCCAAGCCGCCCACCACCGTGATCGGCCCGGGCGATGCCATCGAGCACAACAAGGAAATCACGCAGCAGATGGACTGGGAAGTCGAGCTGGCCGTCATCATCGGCACGCGCGGCAAGGGCGTGAAGGAAGCCGACGCGCTCAACTACGTGTTCGGCTACAGCGTGATGATCGACATCTCGGCACGCGACTGCCGCCGCGCCGGCCAGTGGATCTACTCCAAGGGCCAGGACACCTATGCCCCGTTCGGCCCGGTCCTCGTCACCGCCGACGAGATCCCCGACCCGCACACGCTGGACCTGTCGCTGACCGTCAACGGCGTGACCAAGCAGAGCTCCAACACTCGCCACATGCTGTTCAAGGTGCCGGCGCTGATCGCGGACATCAGCAAGGGCATGGCGCTGGAACCCGGCGACATCATCGCCACCGGCACGCCGGACGGCGTGGGCGCGGGCCGCACCCCGCAGGAGTGGCTGTGGCCGGGCGACACCGTGGTGGCCACGGTGGAAGGTATCGGCGAACTGCGCCACCCGGTGGTGGCTGTCTAA
- a CDS encoding carbon-nitrogen hydrolase family protein, translated as MLNLPKFKAAAVQAAPVFLDADATVDKVCRLIREAADNGAKLVAFPEVFVAGYPYWSWLTNPVDASPWFEKLVKASIEIPGPEIRKIAQAAQANHINVIVGVNERSRTGVGTLFNTLVTISDEGRILGRHRKLVPTWAEKLTWANGDASALRVHQTSVGPLGSLACGENTNTLARFSLLSQGELMHVASYIALPVAPADYDMAEAIKVRAAAHCFEGKVFAAVSCSTVSEEIIEAMSPLNPKARELLSRRNSAFSGFLGPDGRVIGEPLIDAEGIVYADIDLSRCIQPRQMHDITGHYNRFDIFDLRVDRRPLQPAQFLDGASQAFDLDAEEAELNAFDLSESK; from the coding sequence ATGCTCAACCTGCCCAAGTTCAAGGCCGCGGCCGTACAGGCCGCCCCCGTCTTCCTCGATGCCGATGCCACGGTCGACAAGGTCTGCCGGCTGATCAGGGAAGCCGCCGACAACGGCGCGAAGCTGGTCGCCTTTCCGGAAGTGTTCGTGGCCGGCTACCCCTATTGGAGCTGGCTGACCAACCCGGTCGACGCCAGCCCCTGGTTCGAGAAGCTGGTCAAGGCTTCCATCGAGATCCCCGGCCCGGAGATCCGCAAGATCGCGCAGGCGGCGCAGGCCAACCACATCAACGTGATCGTTGGCGTGAACGAACGCAGCCGCACCGGCGTCGGCACCCTCTTCAATACGCTGGTGACCATCAGCGATGAAGGCCGCATCCTGGGCCGCCACCGCAAGCTGGTGCCCACCTGGGCCGAGAAGCTGACCTGGGCCAACGGCGATGCCTCCGCGCTGCGCGTGCACCAGACCAGCGTCGGCCCGCTCGGCTCGCTGGCCTGCGGCGAGAACACCAACACGCTGGCGCGCTTTTCGCTGCTGTCGCAGGGCGAGCTGATGCACGTGGCCAGCTATATCGCGCTGCCGGTGGCACCGGCCGACTATGACATGGCCGAGGCCATCAAGGTACGCGCCGCCGCCCACTGCTTCGAGGGCAAGGTGTTCGCCGCGGTGTCGTGCTCGACGGTTTCGGAAGAGATCATCGAAGCGATGAGCCCGCTGAATCCCAAGGCACGCGAACTGCTGTCGCGCCGCAACAGCGCCTTCTCCGGCTTCCTCGGCCCGGATGGCCGCGTCATCGGCGAGCCGCTGATCGACGCGGAAGGCATCGTCTACGCCGACATCGACCTGTCGCGCTGCATCCAGCCGCGCCAGATGCACGACATCACCGGCCACTACAACCGCTTCGACATCTTCGACCTGCGCGTCGACCGCCGCCCGCTGCAGCCCGCCCAGTTCCTGGACGGCGCCAGCCAGGCCTTCGACCTCGACGCCGAGGAAGCGGAACTCAACGCATTCGACCTTTCCGAGAGCAAGTAA
- a CDS encoding maleate cis-trans isomerase family protein: MSFLLTPQKPLRIGQIVPSSNTTMETEIPAMLREREKDFAERFTFHSSRMRMKKVVKEELEAMDRDSDRCAIELSDARVDMLGYACLVAIMSMGKGYHRVSEARLTQRTVDNGNPAPVVTSAGALVDGLHAMGAKRVSVVCPYMKPLTKMVVDYIESEGIEVKDYTALEIPDNLQVAAQDPANLLEIYKRIDTTGVDAIVLSACVQMQSLPSIQKVQDESGIPTVSAAVATTWQMLRKLNLRAEVAGCGELLSGKY; encoded by the coding sequence ATGTCTTTCCTGTTGACGCCCCAGAAGCCGCTGCGCATCGGGCAGATCGTACCGTCCTCCAATACCACCATGGAGACGGAAATCCCCGCCATGTTGCGCGAGCGCGAGAAGGACTTCGCCGAGCGCTTCACCTTCCACTCCAGCCGCATGCGCATGAAGAAGGTGGTGAAGGAAGAGCTGGAAGCCATGGACCGCGACAGCGACCGCTGCGCCATCGAACTCTCCGACGCGCGCGTCGACATGCTGGGCTACGCCTGCCTGGTGGCCATCATGAGCATGGGCAAGGGCTATCACCGCGTCTCCGAGGCACGCCTGACCCAGCGCACCGTCGACAACGGCAACCCCGCGCCGGTGGTGACCAGCGCCGGCGCGCTGGTGGACGGCCTGCACGCCATGGGCGCGAAGCGTGTCTCGGTGGTGTGCCCGTACATGAAGCCGCTGACGAAGATGGTGGTCGACTACATCGAGAGCGAAGGCATCGAGGTCAAGGACTACACCGCGCTGGAGATCCCCGACAACCTGCAGGTCGCCGCGCAGGACCCGGCCAACCTGCTGGAGATCTACAAGCGCATCGACACCACCGGCGTCGACGCCATCGTGCTGTCGGCCTGCGTGCAGATGCAGTCGCTGCCGTCGATCCAGAAGGTGCAGGACGAGTCGGGCATCCCGACGGTGTCGGCGGCGGTGGCCACCACCTGGCAGATGCTGCGCAAGCTGAACCTGCGCGCCGAGGTCGCCGGCTGCGGTGAGCTGCTGAGCGGCAAGTACTGA
- a CDS encoding flavin reductase family protein, translating to MHMDDIHFYEPTRGHGLRHDPLAAIVGPRPIGWISTVDKAGRANLAPYAFFNVFNYTPPVVAFSSVGYKDTVRNVEDIGDFVWNLVTRPLAERMNMTSAGVAPEVDEFGLAGLTPVPSRLVSAPRVQESPVSFECRATKVMQLNQADGAMLDTWMVLGEVVGVHIDRAFLPDGVYDTAAARPILRGGGPADYYEVSKSMLFQMRRPA from the coding sequence ATGCACATGGACGACATTCACTTCTACGAGCCCACGCGCGGTCACGGGCTGCGGCACGATCCGCTGGCCGCCATTGTCGGCCCACGCCCGATTGGCTGGATTTCGACGGTGGACAAGGCCGGGCGCGCCAACCTGGCGCCCTACGCATTCTTCAACGTCTTCAACTACACGCCGCCAGTGGTGGCGTTCTCCAGCGTCGGCTACAAGGACACCGTGCGCAACGTCGAGGACATTGGCGACTTTGTCTGGAACCTGGTGACGCGCCCGCTGGCCGAGCGCATGAACATGACCAGCGCCGGCGTCGCGCCCGAGGTCGACGAATTCGGCCTGGCGGGCCTGACGCCGGTGCCGTCGCGCCTGGTGTCGGCGCCTCGCGTGCAGGAGAGCCCGGTATCGTTCGAGTGCCGCGCGACCAAGGTCATGCAGCTGAACCAGGCCGACGGCGCCATGCTCGATACCTGGATGGTGCTGGGCGAGGTAGTTGGCGTGCATATCGACCGGGCCTTCCTGCCGGACGGGGTCTATGACACCGCCGCCGCACGCCCCATCCTGCGCGGTGGCGGCCCGGCCGACTACTACGAGGTCAGCAAGTCGATGCTATTCCAGATGCGCCGGCCGGCCTGA
- a CDS encoding MarR family winged helix-turn-helix transcriptional regulator produces the protein MNQPIDTADDDFVDNYTPALLAQASQLISGEFHVIVQANGFTISDWRVLSTLSGGKPISIGELAQVSVTKQPTVTRLLDRMEAQGYVKRIPHETDRRITLVRITPRGQKLTSTLIAQARAHEDHVLAPLGKKKADELRATLKLLIHLHRPAN, from the coding sequence ATGAACCAACCCATCGACACCGCCGACGACGATTTCGTCGACAACTACACCCCGGCCCTGCTGGCCCAGGCCAGCCAGCTGATCTCGGGGGAATTCCACGTGATCGTGCAAGCCAATGGTTTCACCATCTCAGACTGGCGCGTCCTGTCCACGCTGTCCGGCGGCAAGCCAATCAGCATCGGGGAACTGGCGCAGGTCTCGGTGACCAAGCAGCCCACCGTGACGCGCCTGCTCGACCGCATGGAGGCGCAGGGCTACGTCAAGCGCATCCCACACGAGACCGACCGGCGCATCACGCTGGTGCGCATCACGCCGCGCGGGCAGAAGCTGACCTCCACCCTGATCGCACAGGCCCGGGCCCACGAGGACCATGTGCTGGCGCCACTCGGCAAGAAGAAGGCCGACGAGCTGCGCGCCACGCTGAAGCTGCTGATCCACCTGCACCGCCCTGCCAACTGA
- a CDS encoding LysR family transcriptional regulator, translating into MKALQDLDIFVRTADSGSLSAAARALDLTPAAASAALKRLEAELGVQLFVRSTRTMRLTQAGELLLAQGRPALDALQQVGQQLATGVQAFRGALKLSATSDFGRNLLLPWLDAFQARHPQVEIRLHLTDRIANIYSDPVDAAFRYGEPPDSNLVALPVAPDNRRVLCASPQYLAQHGTPDTPQALSEHNCLCYMLGDEVHDRWRFWRHGTDAVTVRVRAFNVSNDGDAVHRWALLGKGIAYKAYFDMAEDLAEGRLQALCTDWGTEASPLYMVVPGRRQVTPLLRALRDFVAERTAELAALVAR; encoded by the coding sequence ATGAAGGCCCTGCAAGACCTGGATATCTTCGTACGCACCGCCGACAGCGGCAGCCTGTCGGCCGCCGCGCGGGCGCTGGACCTGACCCCGGCCGCCGCCAGCGCTGCGCTCAAGCGGCTGGAGGCGGAACTGGGCGTCCAGCTGTTCGTGCGCTCCACCCGCACCATGCGCCTGACGCAGGCGGGTGAACTGCTGCTGGCACAAGGCCGGCCGGCGCTGGACGCGTTGCAGCAGGTCGGCCAGCAGCTGGCCACCGGCGTGCAAGCGTTCCGCGGGGCGCTGAAGCTGTCGGCAACCTCGGATTTCGGCCGCAACCTGCTGCTGCCGTGGCTCGATGCCTTCCAGGCCCGGCACCCACAGGTGGAGATCCGTCTGCATCTGACTGACCGCATCGCCAATATCTACAGCGATCCGGTGGACGCGGCGTTCCGCTATGGCGAGCCGCCGGACTCCAACCTGGTCGCCTTGCCGGTGGCGCCTGACAACCGCCGCGTGCTGTGCGCGTCGCCGCAATACCTGGCACAGCACGGCACCCCGGACACGCCGCAGGCGCTGTCGGAGCACAACTGCCTGTGCTACATGCTCGGCGACGAGGTGCATGACCGCTGGCGCTTCTGGCGCCATGGCACCGATGCCGTTACGGTGCGCGTGCGGGCCTTCAATGTTTCCAACGACGGCGACGCGGTGCACCGCTGGGCGCTGCTCGGCAAGGGGATCGCGTACAAGGCCTATTTCGATATGGCCGAGGACCTGGCCGAAGGGCGCTTGCAGGCGCTGTGCACGGACTGGGGCACCGAGGCGTCGCCGCTGTACATGGTGGTGCCGGGGCGGCGGCAGGTGACGCCGCTGCTGCGGGCGCTGCGGGATTTCGTGGCGGAGCGGACGGCGGAGCTGGCGGCGCTCGTTGCCCGATAA
- a CDS encoding alkene reductase: MTAPKLFSPLLLGPLSLPNRMVMAPMTRARTSQPGNVPNALMASYYAQRASAGLIVTEATQVSPQGQGYSFTPGIHSEAQVQGWRGVSDAVHRAGGRIVLQLWHVGRMSHASFHADGLPVAPSSLSPDAQVWVVGEDGVGRMVDCPVPRAMTGADIRAVIEDFRRGAANAMRAGFDGVEIHGANGYLVDQFLRTTSNHRNDGYGGAIANRIRFAEEVVAAVAGAAGADRTGIRLAPFITQRNMDCPEIIPTILQLAQRLDAAGVAYIHLAEADWDDAPHIPEDFRHALRAAYKGRVIVAGKYDQARAERILGQGLADLVAFGRPFVANPDLPARFAAGLPLAGFDSQSLFGGDARGYTDYAAAA, translated from the coding sequence ATGACCGCCCCAAAGCTGTTCAGCCCCCTGCTCCTCGGCCCGCTCTCGCTGCCCAACCGCATGGTGATGGCACCGATGACCCGCGCCCGCACCAGCCAGCCCGGAAACGTGCCCAATGCGCTGATGGCGTCCTACTACGCCCAGCGCGCCAGCGCCGGCCTGATCGTCACCGAGGCCACCCAGGTCTCGCCCCAGGGCCAGGGCTACAGCTTCACGCCCGGCATCCATAGCGAAGCGCAGGTGCAGGGCTGGCGCGGCGTCAGCGATGCGGTGCACCGTGCCGGCGGACGCATCGTGCTGCAACTGTGGCACGTCGGCCGGATGTCGCATGCCAGCTTCCATGCCGACGGACTGCCGGTGGCGCCGTCGTCGCTGTCGCCCGACGCGCAGGTCTGGGTCGTCGGTGAAGACGGCGTCGGCCGCATGGTCGACTGCCCGGTGCCGCGCGCCATGACCGGGGCCGATATCCGCGCCGTGATTGAAGACTTCCGCCGCGGCGCCGCCAACGCCATGCGCGCCGGCTTTGACGGCGTGGAGATCCACGGTGCCAACGGCTACCTGGTCGACCAGTTCCTGCGCACCACCTCCAACCACCGCAACGACGGCTACGGCGGCGCCATCGCCAACCGCATCCGCTTTGCCGAGGAAGTGGTCGCCGCCGTGGCCGGCGCAGCCGGCGCCGACCGCACCGGCATCCGCCTTGCGCCCTTCATCACCCAGCGCAACATGGACTGCCCGGAGATCATTCCGACCATCCTGCAGCTGGCGCAGCGGCTCGACGCCGCCGGCGTCGCCTATATCCACCTGGCGGAAGCGGACTGGGACGACGCGCCGCACATCCCCGAAGACTTCCGCCATGCGCTGCGCGCCGCCTACAAGGGACGCGTGATCGTGGCCGGCAAGTATGACCAGGCCCGCGCCGAACGCATCCTGGGCCAGGGGCTGGCCGACCTGGTCGCGTTCGGGCGCCCCTTTGTCGCCAACCCGGATCTGCCGGCACGCTTTGCAGCCGGCCTGCCGCTGGCTGGTTTTGACAGCCAGAGCTTGTTTGGCGGAGATGCGCGGGGGTATACGGACTACGCGGCGGCGGCATAG
- a CDS encoding methyl-accepting chemotaxis protein, which yields MQNLGIRIRLGAAFGAMWSLMAIGIAVALPRMQDAADARQLLIALGVGGLCLAVGAVWALARSIEAPLSEAVYIAETVAAGDLSQEFDTERGGEFGRLLGGLGEMEDMLTDLVTRIRASTDSITTASHQIAAGNTDLSQRTEEQAAALEETASSMGELTSMVQQNTERARAANGLAATASGIAARGGEVVGNVVQTMSAISASSRKVTDIIEVIEGIAFQTNILALNAAVEAARAGEQGRGFAVVAGEVRTLAQRSASAAREIKQLIDDSVQQVDSGSALVGQAGETMQEIVQAVASVTGLLGEITAASEQQSAGIAQVNEAVAQMDTVTQQNAALVEQAASASHELAGQATELQRVVGEFKLDAEPVSAQAPGHGAFRQVAAFG from the coding sequence ATGCAGAACCTGGGGATTCGCATACGCCTGGGCGCGGCGTTTGGCGCCATGTGGTCGCTGATGGCGATCGGGATCGCGGTGGCCTTGCCGCGGATGCAGGATGCGGCCGATGCGCGGCAACTGCTGATCGCGCTGGGCGTGGGTGGGCTATGCCTGGCGGTGGGCGCGGTCTGGGCTCTGGCGCGCAGCATCGAGGCGCCGTTGTCCGAGGCCGTCTACATCGCCGAAACCGTGGCGGCGGGTGACCTCAGCCAGGAGTTCGACACCGAGCGCGGCGGCGAGTTTGGCCGGCTGCTGGGCGGCCTGGGCGAGATGGAAGACATGCTGACCGACCTGGTGACACGCATCCGCGCTTCCACTGATTCGATCACCACCGCTTCGCACCAGATTGCCGCGGGCAATACCGACCTGTCGCAGCGCACGGAAGAGCAGGCGGCGGCACTGGAAGAGACGGCGTCCAGCATGGGGGAGCTGACCTCGATGGTGCAGCAGAACACCGAACGCGCCCGCGCCGCCAACGGGCTGGCGGCAACCGCATCGGGCATCGCCGCGCGCGGTGGCGAAGTGGTGGGCAATGTGGTGCAGACCATGTCGGCGATCAGCGCCAGCTCGCGCAAGGTCACCGACATCATCGAAGTGATCGAAGGCATTGCCTTCCAGACCAATATCCTGGCGCTGAACGCCGCGGTGGAAGCAGCGCGCGCGGGCGAGCAGGGCCGTGGCTTTGCCGTGGTGGCGGGCGAGGTGCGCACGCTGGCGCAACGCAGTGCGTCGGCGGCGCGGGAGATCAAGCAGCTGATCGACGATTCGGTGCAGCAGGTGGACAGCGGCTCGGCACTGGTGGGCCAGGCGGGAGAGACCATGCAGGAGATCGTTCAGGCAGTGGCCAGCGTGACCGGGCTGCTAGGCGAGATTACGGCGGCATCTGAACAGCAAAGCGCCGGCATCGCGCAGGTCAACGAGGCGGTGGCGCAGATGGATACCGTGACGCAGCAGAATGCGGCGCTGGTGGAGCAGGCGGCCAGTGCGTCGCACGAACTGGCGGGCCAGGCCACCGAGCTGCAGCGCGTGGTGGGCGAGTTCAAGCTGGATGCGGAACCGGTGTCAGCACAAGCGCCGGGGCATGGCGCATTCAGGCAGGTTGCTGCGTTCGGCTGA